The DNA window GACGACCTGGACACCGCGCAAACCCATCTGGTGGGGCGGGGCGCAACCGTGCCCCACCAGCAGCCCGACCCCGACCGGTGGAGAGTCCTGCTGGACCCGGCCGGCCATCCGTTCTGCATCTCCACCCTGGTCTGAGCGGAGGTCTAGAGACTCCCGCGACGTGTGGGCAAGCTTCCGCGCGCGTGAGTACGGTTCCGGTTCCTCACCTGGTGAGTCTGCGTCCCAGATGATGCAGCCGACGCGTGACCTCACTGGGGGCGTCGATGGTGAACTCGGCGCCGAGAGCGGCGATCACGGCAACGTACTGGGTCACCAGCTCCGGCGAGTCGGCACTCAGCCGGACGGTGGAGCACTCGGGGCCGTGGTCGTCGACCTCTCCGGGGATGGGACCGAAGACACCGGCGCGTACGGCGTCAGCGGACAGTCCGACAGTCATACGCGCCGTGTAGAGGTAGGAGGCGTTCGCGAACGAGCGGGTGAGGTAACTGGCCGCGTCCGGGGCGGGCAGTTCACGTGGTGGGTTGCGATGGTGGGTGCGGACGGGGGCGCGGATCCGGTCCACCCGGAAGGTACGCCAGTCGTCACGGCTCGGGTCGTAGCCGAGCAGGTACCAGAGGGCGTGAACGGTGACCAGGCTGTGCGGCTCGACCCGACGGGTGGTCTCCTGACCACGGCGGTCGCGGTAGTCGAAGGAAACGTTCTCCCGGTCACGGCTGCATGCGGCCAGCGTGGCCAGCACGGCGGGGTCCACCGGCGGTGTGTCGTGTTTTCTCGGCACGGCGGTGGTGGCGGCGGTGAGGGCGGACAGCCGGGAACGCAGGCGGTTCGGGAGCATCTGTTCGATCTTGGCGAGTGCCCGCACGGAGCTCTCCTCGATGCCAGAGAGGGTGTCACCCGTGGCGCCCACCAACCCGACGATGACGGCGACCGCCTCGTCGTCGGTCAACAGCAGAGGCGGCAGGTTCGTCCCGGGGGTCAACCGGTACCCGCCGGTGGCCCCGGTCAGACCGACCACCGGATAGTCGAGTGCGCGCAACCGGTCGACATCGCGGCGCACCGTTCGCTCTGTCACACCGAGCCGTTCCGCGAGCTCGTTTCCGGACCATACGCGCCGACTCTGCAGCAGGGACAACAGCCGCAGCATCCGTTCGGGTGTGTCCCTGCGTGTTGGATCTGCGCCCATGAGTTCCACGGTGACACACCTTCCGGACAGGCAATGTCCGGAAGGGTTCCTAGCCTTCCGGCATGGTTGACACGACACGAGACATGCTCACCGCCTCGGAAACACTGTCCCGTCACGTCCGCGGCCGTGTGAGAACACCGGGCCCGGACGGTGGCGACACGGCCGGGAACGGGTTCCAGCTGCTCGCCCCCCACCGCCCCACGACGGTCGTCGAGGCAGCCGGTCCTGGGGACGTGGGTGCCGCCGTCGGGTTCGCGGCCGACCACGGCTGCCGCGTAGCGGTGCAGGCGACCGGCCACGGCCGGGGTACCGCCATGCGGGGCGGCGTACTGATCGACACGCACCGCCTGTGCGGAGTCCGGGTGGATCCGCACAGGCGCAGCGCGTGGGTCGAGGCCGGCACACGTTGGCAGCACGTCATCGATGCCGCTGCTCCCTACGGGTTGGCGCCGCTGTCCGGAAGCTTCCCCGGCGTTGGCGCAGTGTCCTACACGTTGGGTGGAGGGGTGGGGTTGTTGGCTCGCCGGTACGGGTTCGCCGCGGACCATGTGACCCGCCTTGAGGTCGTGACCGCTACGGGGAGGTCCCTTCGGGTGAGCGCGCACGAGGAACCGGACCTGTTCTGGGCGTTGCGCGGCGGCGGGGGGAGCTTCGGCATCGTCACCGGTATGGAGATCTCCCTGGTGCCGGTGGAGCGCATCTACGGTGGCGCCCTGTTCTTCGACGTCGACCGGACGCCCGGCGTGCTGGACGGCTGGTGTGAGTGGACGAGCACGGTTCCCGAGGAGATGACCTCCGCGGCCACGGTACTGCCGTTCCCGGACCTGCCCACGGTTCCGGAGCCGTTGCGTGGCCGGCACGTGGCGCAGCTACAGGTGAGCTACGTCGGCTCCACGGAGTCAGGGAAACGACTCGTGGAGCCGCTGCGCGGACTCGGCCCGGTCCTGCGCGACACGTTGCGGGAACTTCCCTACTCCGAGTCGGCGACCGTGTTCGACGAGCCCGACCAGCCACACGCCTACCGGGGGGAGAACATACTGCTCGACGGGCCCGACCGGCAGGAGCTGTCCACGTTGCTGCAGCGGACCGGCCCCTCGGCCCCTGCCATGTGCGTGGTCGGGATCCGACACCTCGGCGGTGCGCTCGGCCGGACACCATGGGTGCCCAACGCTGTCGGCCACCGGAACGCCGCCTACTCCCTGGGCGTCCTGTCTCCGGTGGAGTCGGGGAACGAGGACAGCGTCCGCGGGATCCACCGGAGACTCCTCGCGCTGTTCGCCCCCCGCACACTCGGGCGTTCACTCAACTTCACCTTCGGTGGACTCGGCGCTGACCAGGTGCGCTCGGCGTTCGCTCCTGCTGACTACCAGCGGCTCCGCCGGATCAGGGCCGGTGTTGACCCGACCGGACTGTTCCACGTTGCCCATCCGATCCCGCCGCAGGAAAGCGGGTAGGGCCCTCCCGGGTTCGGGCCTGTCCGATGGGCGCTTGTGTTGGCTGCGCCTCGCTTGGCACCGCTCCTCGGCCGTGCCCGCTGCGGCCCTGGAGGTGCCGCTCGTGGCGGACAGCGCCCGTCGCACAGGGCCCGGCCGGGACACGTCGCCCAAGGGGCGCGGAGGCGGGGCACGTACGGTACGGCGCGCGGTGCTCGGGGTGCGTGGCGTTTCCGCTTTTTCCTGCGACGATTCCGCCACGGGACACCGTTGCCGAGGGGGAGTTATGTTCGTCGCGGAGTTGGGGTCGTCGTGGGAGAAACTGGGGTTGGTGCTGGTGAGTGCACCGGTCGCCTACCTGGCCCTTATCGCGTTCTCCCGGTTGGCGGGGTTGCGTTCGTTCTCCCAGATGACCAACTTCGACCTGGCGGCGACGGTGGCGTTCGGGTCGATGCTGGCGACGACGGCGGTGAGCACGGAGGTCTCCCTGGTGCAGGGTGGTCTCGCTCTGGCGGTGCTGTTCGGTGTGCAGGCTCTGACGGCCCGGGTGCGTCGCTACAAGTCGTTCGAATGGATCTTCGACAACCGTCCGCTGCTGCTGATGCGGGGAACGGAGATGCTGCCGCAGAACATTCGCCGGGCGAAGGTGACCGAGAGCGATATCCGCGCGAAACTGCGACTGGCCGGTGTCACGCATCTGGGACAGGTGGATGCCGTGGTGCTGGAAACGACGGGGGATGTGTCGGTGCTGTTGAAGGATCCGGAGGGTCGCCCGCTGGATCCGGCACTGCTGTCCACTGTCGACTGCGGAGACGACCCCTCCCGTGTTAAGGCGACGTAGCCACCCGGCGCGGGCCACACCGCCGGGAATGCTGCGTGTTCCGCTAACCCAGCTCCCTCGCGAGCATGGGGATCTGCCCTCCCGCGAGAACCGAGGCGGTCTGGGCGGGGGACAGGTTGTGGCGCAGCAGGTACTGATCTCCCTTCGTCGTGTTGCGCACCGTCAGTTCCGAACCGGTGGGTAGTGAGTCCCGCAGGTTCTCCAGCACCAGGATGTCGCCGTTCTCGATCCGCTCGTAGTCCGCCGCCTGGGTGAACTCCAGCGCCAGCACTCCGAAGTTGGCCAGGTTCTGCCAGTGGATCCGGGCGAACGATTTGGCCACCACCGCCCGCAGACCGAGGTAGCGGGGAGCTATCGCGGCGTGTTCCCGCGAGGAACCCTGCCCGTAGTTCTCCCCTCCGACAACGATGTGCCCCGACCCGTGCGAAAGCTCCCGCGCCCGTTTCGGGTAGCTCTCGTCGATCTGGGTGAACGTGAACTCGGCGAGTTCGGGAATGTTCGACCGGAACGGAAGGGCGCGGGCGCCGGCCGGCGATATCTCGTCGGTGGAGATGTTGTCGCCGACCTTGAGCAGAACCGGCGCCTCGATCCGTTCCGGAAGCGGTGGGAAGTCGGGAAGGGCGGAGATGTTGGGGCCCTTGACGAGTTCCTCGTTCTGGGCCTCCTCCGGTGGGAGGGGCGCCACCAGCATCGTGGTGTTGACACTGGCGTCGCGCGGCAGGTCCAGCCTGGGGTGGGCCATCTCGACCTTGTCGGCGAAGTCGCGCGGGTCGGTAACGACGCCGGTGAGTGCGGAGGCGGCCGCCGTCTCCGGGGAGCACAGCCACACCGCGTCCTCCCGCGTACCGGAACGTCCGGGGAAGTTCCGCGGGAAGGTACGCAGGGAGTTCCGCCCGACCGCGGGAGCCTGACCGATTCCGATACAACCGAGACACCCGGCCTGGTGGATGCGCGCTCCAGCGTTGATGAGGTCGAACGTCGCCCCGCTCTTCGTCAGGTCGGAGAAGATCTGGCGTGACGAGGGGTTGACGTCGAAACTGACAGCGTTGTTGGTCTGGCGGCCCTTCACCATGGCCGCGGCTATGGCGTAGTCGCGCAGCCCCGGGTTCGCCGAGGACCCGATGACGACCTGGCTCACCTCCTCACCGGCCACTTCCCGCACCGGAACCACGTTGCCCGGCGACGAGGGTTTCGCGATGAGTGGTTCGACAGTGGAAAGGTCGATCTCCTCGGTCACGTCATAGACCGTGTCCGGGTCGGCATGCAGTTCCACGAAGTCACCCTCTCGGCCCTCACCACGCAGGAACTCGCGCACCGCCGAATCAGCCGGGAAAACGGTGGTGGTGGCCCCCAGTTCCGCTCCCATGTTCGCGATGACGTGGCGGTCCATCGCGCTCAGGCTCTCCACGCCAGGCCCGTGGTACTCCACGATGCGGTTCACTCCGCCGGAGACGCCGTGCCGCCGGAGCATCTCCAGGATGACGTCCTTGGCCGAGGTCCAGTCAGGTAGTTCGCCGGTGAGACGGACGCCCCAGATCTCGGGCATACGAATGCGCAGGGGGCGGCCGGCGATGGCCATGGCGACCTCCAGGCCTCCGACCCCGATCGCCAGCATTCCCAGAGATCCGGCGGCGCACGTGTGCGAGTCGGAACCCACCATGGTTTTCCCGGGGACGCCGAAACGCTGCATGTGCGTGGGGTGGGAGACGCCGTTGCCCGGTTTGGAGTACCACAGGCCGTACCGGCGGCACGCCGAGTGAAGGAACGCGTGGTCCTCGGCGTTCTTCTCATCTGCCTGGAGGAGGTTGTGGTCCACGTACTGCACGCTGACCTCGGTTCGGGCCCGGTCCAGCCCCAACGCCTCCAGCTCTTGCATGACGAGGGTTCCGGTGGCGTCCTGGGTAAGGGTCTGGTCGATGGCGAGAGCGATCTCCGTCCCGGCGTCCATACTCCCCTCGACCAGGTGGGATACGATCAGCTTGTGTGCGACGCTGTTCCCCATCGCGCTCCTCCTCGGTTGGGACCGTTGCCGTCACTTTCCCTGCTGGAGGAAGCTGACCGTTGAGGGGAGCGGACAAACGGGCAACCGGAAACGAAGTCTCCGCCCCCGCACTCGGGAGTGACGAGGTCCCGCAACGGGAAGCCGCCGCTGCGGGACACCTCCTGCTCGCTGGGCCACCGGAGAGGACGTTTCAGATGAGCAGCGTTCCACCGTCGACGTGCAGGTCCTGCCCGTTGACGCCGGTGTTGGTGAGCAGGAACTCGGTGGCGTCCACGACCTCGGCCACCGTCACGAGCCGCCCGATGGGCGTCCGGGCGATGCTCGGGTGGTCCGTCACGTCCGCCCATCTCGGGCTGTCACCCACCACTCCGGGATGGACCGCGTTGACCCGGTGAGGAGCGAGCTGCACCGCCAACGTCGCGACCATCCCGCTGACGGCCTGCGTGGGCACGGTGGCAACCGTGGACTCCGGAGTCGGACGGTCCTTGGCCACCCCGCCGAACAGGACGACCGACGCGTGGGGTGAGAAACGCGGATGCAGTACCCGGGCGAGTTCGAGGGAGCCGACCACTTTGCTGTTCACGGCCCGCAGGGCGGCGTCGGTGTCGAGCTCAGCCACGGTTGTGCCGCTGCGCTCGGTGGCGGTGACGACGAGATTGTCCACTCGCTCGGTTCCCGCGAACACCTCCGCGATCGAGGACGGCGCGGTGAGGTCCAGCGCGATCCCGTGGGCGGGACCGGGCAGTTCGGCAGCGGCCGTGGCGGCACGCTCGGCTGACCGGCTGGTGACGACAACGTGGTCTCCCCGCTCGGTGCGCCGGCGGGCGATAGCCAGACCGATCCCGGAACTGCCACCGACGACGACACTCGTAGCTGACATGCACCACTTCCTGTCACACGAGACGACGCGCTGCTCCGAACGGGGCAGCGACTCCTCCGAGTGGGCACCGTCCGCCCCTGTTCCCGCAGTGGCACTCAGTCAGCCCCGGCGCGCCGACGATGTTCCACAGGCCTCCTCCTGTCCTCCTCTACCTCACGGGAGCGGAGGCCGCCAGCGAGTACATCAACGGCAGGCGCCTGGACCGGTCGGGGTAGACAAAACGGGCACCCTCGGCGACGAGGGAACCGTAGCGCTGGAACGGGATCGTGTCGTGCTCGTGGACGAACTCGATACGCAGGCCGGCACCGGCAACGGCACTGATGACGTCACCGAGCGAATGGTGCCACTCGGTGACGGTGTTGTGTGTGGTCTCGGCCGTCCAGTCGGCGTAGGAGCCCGGGGAGTCGTAGGTGCGCGCCGCGCGGGAGAAGTAGTCGCGTGTGACGGTGTCACCGCGGGCGTCGTCGAGGACGTCGGTCAGTGGGTGGAACTCCGCCAGGTAGAGCCGTCCGTCCGGCCGCAACAGCTCGGCCACGGTGCGGGCCCAGTGGTCGATGTCGGGCAGCCACATCAGCGCGCCGTTGCCGGTGTAGACGATGTCGAACGCCCCCGCTCCGAGAGCCTCGACGGCATCGTTGGCGTCGGCGGTGACGAACCGTGCCCGGTGGTCCAGGCCGATCTCCCGGGCAAGGTCGGTCGCTGTCCGTATGGCCGGTGCGGAGAAGTCCAGGCCGCTGACGCGTGCGCCGCGGCGGGCCCAGGACAGGGTGTCCAGACCGATGTGGCACTGCAGGTGGGCCAGGTCAAGGCCGGTAACGTCACCGAGTTCGTCGGTCTGGAACCGGTCGAGGTCCTCGTCGCCGGCGCGGAACCCGTCGAGGTCGTAGAACGAGCTCGCCGTGTTGATCGGGACACGCTCGTCCCAGTGCCGCCGATTGTCCTCGACCGGGGCGGCAGCGCCGCTGGTGTTGTCCATGCCGGAAGTCTAGGGACGGCCCGTCCTGTGCCGGCAAGCCGTTTTTCGTCTCCTGACTCTGCCGTTCCGCGGTGCGGGGCAGTCGGTCGGAGCCGCGCGGCGCTCCTCGCCCCTTGTGGTGCGGTTGGGTGCGGCCCGGTCCGGCGCAGGGCCGCACCCGGAGCTGTCAGCTCTGGTCCACGTTTCCGGAGCCGTTGCCACCCGTCGTTTCCTGACTGCTGGAAGCTTCGGTCGGAACATCCGGTTCGCTGCTGTCGTCCGTGTCTCGG is part of the Haloactinospora alba genome and encodes:
- a CDS encoding helix-turn-helix transcriptional regulator, which encodes MGADPTRRDTPERMLRLLSLLQSRRVWSGNELAERLGVTERTVRRDVDRLRALDYPVVGLTGATGGYRLTPGTNLPPLLLTDDEAVAVIVGLVGATGDTLSGIEESSVRALAKIEQMLPNRLRSRLSALTAATTAVPRKHDTPPVDPAVLATLAACSRDRENVSFDYRDRRGQETTRRVEPHSLVTVHALWYLLGYDPSRDDWRTFRVDRIRAPVRTHHRNPPRELPAPDAASYLTRSFANASYLYTARMTVGLSADAVRAGVFGPIPGEVDDHGPECSTVRLSADSPELVTQYVAVIAALGAEFTIDAPSEVTRRLHHLGRRLTR
- a CDS encoding FAD-binding oxidoreductase — encoded protein: MVDTTRDMLTASETLSRHVRGRVRTPGPDGGDTAGNGFQLLAPHRPTTVVEAAGPGDVGAAVGFAADHGCRVAVQATGHGRGTAMRGGVLIDTHRLCGVRVDPHRRSAWVEAGTRWQHVIDAAAPYGLAPLSGSFPGVGAVSYTLGGGVGLLARRYGFAADHVTRLEVVTATGRSLRVSAHEEPDLFWALRGGGGSFGIVTGMEISLVPVERIYGGALFFDVDRTPGVLDGWCEWTSTVPEEMTSAATVLPFPDLPTVPEPLRGRHVAQLQVSYVGSTESGKRLVEPLRGLGPVLRDTLRELPYSESATVFDEPDQPHAYRGENILLDGPDRQELSTLLQRTGPSAPAMCVVGIRHLGGALGRTPWVPNAVGHRNAAYSLGVLSPVESGNEDSVRGIHRRLLALFAPRTLGRSLNFTFGGLGADQVRSAFAPADYQRLRRIRAGVDPTGLFHVAHPIPPQESG
- a CDS encoding DUF421 domain-containing protein, which produces MFVAELGSSWEKLGLVLVSAPVAYLALIAFSRLAGLRSFSQMTNFDLAATVAFGSMLATTAVSTEVSLVQGGLALAVLFGVQALTARVRRYKSFEWIFDNRPLLLMRGTEMLPQNIRRAKVTESDIRAKLRLAGVTHLGQVDAVVLETTGDVSVLLKDPEGRPLDPALLSTVDCGDDPSRVKAT
- a CDS encoding aconitate hydratase, giving the protein MGNSVAHKLIVSHLVEGSMDAGTEIALAIDQTLTQDATGTLVMQELEALGLDRARTEVSVQYVDHNLLQADEKNAEDHAFLHSACRRYGLWYSKPGNGVSHPTHMQRFGVPGKTMVGSDSHTCAAGSLGMLAIGVGGLEVAMAIAGRPLRIRMPEIWGVRLTGELPDWTSAKDVILEMLRRHGVSGGVNRIVEYHGPGVESLSAMDRHVIANMGAELGATTTVFPADSAVREFLRGEGREGDFVELHADPDTVYDVTEEIDLSTVEPLIAKPSSPGNVVPVREVAGEEVSQVVIGSSANPGLRDYAIAAAMVKGRQTNNAVSFDVNPSSRQIFSDLTKSGATFDLINAGARIHQAGCLGCIGIGQAPAVGRNSLRTFPRNFPGRSGTREDAVWLCSPETAAASALTGVVTDPRDFADKVEMAHPRLDLPRDASVNTTMLVAPLPPEEAQNEELVKGPNISALPDFPPLPERIEAPVLLKVGDNISTDEISPAGARALPFRSNIPELAEFTFTQIDESYPKRARELSHGSGHIVVGGENYGQGSSREHAAIAPRYLGLRAVVAKSFARIHWQNLANFGVLALEFTQAADYERIENGDILVLENLRDSLPTGSELTVRNTTKGDQYLLRHNLSPAQTASVLAGGQIPMLARELG
- a CDS encoding SDR family oxidoreductase — its product is MSATSVVVGGSSGIGLAIARRRTERGDHVVVTSRSAERAATAAAELPGPAHGIALDLTAPSSIAEVFAGTERVDNLVVTATERSGTTVAELDTDAALRAVNSKVVGSLELARVLHPRFSPHASVVLFGGVAKDRPTPESTVATVPTQAVSGMVATLAVQLAPHRVNAVHPGVVGDSPRWADVTDHPSIARTPIGRLVTVAEVVDATEFLLTNTGVNGQDLHVDGGTLLI
- a CDS encoding class I SAM-dependent methyltransferase, which codes for MDNTSGAAAPVEDNRRHWDERVPINTASSFYDLDGFRAGDEDLDRFQTDELGDVTGLDLAHLQCHIGLDTLSWARRGARVSGLDFSAPAIRTATDLAREIGLDHRARFVTADANDAVEALGAGAFDIVYTGNGALMWLPDIDHWARTVAELLRPDGRLYLAEFHPLTDVLDDARGDTVTRDYFSRAARTYDSPGSYADWTAETTHNTVTEWHHSLGDVISAVAGAGLRIEFVHEHDTIPFQRYGSLVAEGARFVYPDRSRRLPLMYSLAASAPVR